The following proteins are co-located in the Rhodococcus opacus B4 genome:
- the fdxA gene encoding ferredoxin: MTYVIAEPCIDVLDRACVEECPVDCIYEGGRSLYIHPDECIDCGACEPVCPVEAIFYEDDLPARWVAFTDDNARFFHSPLPGASAALGMPGGAGKLGPLAADTELVSGYPPSGPAATGGASPCGGGAS, translated from the coding sequence ATGACCTATGTGATCGCAGAGCCGTGCATCGATGTGCTGGACCGGGCCTGCGTCGAGGAATGCCCGGTGGACTGCATCTACGAGGGCGGCCGGTCGCTGTACATCCACCCCGACGAATGTATCGACTGCGGCGCATGCGAGCCGGTGTGCCCGGTGGAGGCCATCTTCTACGAGGACGACCTGCCCGCCCGGTGGGTCGCGTTTACCGACGACAACGCCCGGTTCTTCCACAGCCCGCTCCCCGGTGCGAGTGCGGCGCTGGGGATGCCGGGCGGGGCGGGCAAGCTCGGTCCGCTCGCCGCCGACACCGAATTGGTGAGTGGGTATCCGCCTTCGGGCCCCGCCGCTACCGGCGGGGCGTCCCCCTGCGGCGGCGGTGCGTCGTGA
- a CDS encoding GTP pyrophosphokinase, producing MTVDTICDPDIPMTTQVELFGPEFTQFVLPYQCAISTMTTKVHILRKGFTHLDRHCPIEHVSARVKSPDSIMAKAQRLRCPLTVSHIRQNIRDIAGVRITCGLISDTYRVADLIGGQPDVTVLEVEDYIAKPKSNGYKSLHMAIEIPVFLSDRVVQVPVELQIRTIAMDFWASLEHKIYYKYKRSVPRRLLQELTEAADVAHRLDRKMERLHNEVAGLKSVVDSDGPLSLEATDHDHGDRSQNRCGKPHNSTAGPLVRNPPAGGVDVCRNTTHLTDAVLQGNTRVGPSTAPTACRRNPNP from the coding sequence ATGACGGTCGACACCATCTGCGATCCCGACATACCGATGACGACGCAGGTCGAGCTCTTCGGTCCCGAATTCACCCAGTTCGTGTTGCCCTACCAATGCGCAATCTCGACGATGACCACCAAAGTGCACATCCTGCGAAAGGGTTTCACCCATCTGGATCGACACTGCCCGATCGAGCACGTCTCAGCACGGGTGAAATCCCCCGACAGCATCATGGCCAAAGCGCAGCGCCTGCGCTGCCCGCTCACGGTCTCCCACATTCGTCAGAACATCCGCGATATCGCCGGAGTCCGCATCACCTGCGGTCTCATCTCGGACACCTACCGCGTTGCGGACCTTATCGGCGGTCAGCCCGATGTCACGGTGCTCGAGGTCGAAGACTACATCGCGAAGCCGAAATCCAATGGCTACAAAAGTTTGCATATGGCAATCGAGATCCCGGTGTTCTTGAGCGACCGAGTTGTCCAGGTACCCGTCGAGCTGCAAATCCGGACAATCGCCATGGACTTCTGGGCCAGCCTCGAGCACAAGATCTACTACAAGTACAAGCGCTCCGTACCTCGCCGACTGTTGCAGGAGTTGACCGAGGCCGCCGACGTCGCACACCGACTCGACAGGAAGATGGAGCGGCTGCACAACGAAGTTGCCGGCCTGAAGTCGGTGGTGGACTCCGACGGTCCACTGAGCCTCGAGGCCACCGACCACGATCATGGCGATCGCTCACAGAACCGTTGCGGGAAACCCCACAACTCGACCGCCGGGCCGCTCGTGCGAAATCCGCCGGCAGGTGGTGTGGATGTCTGCCGAAACACCACACATCTCACTGACGCAGTGTTGCAGGGCAACACTCGCGTAGGACCCAGCACTGCACCCACAGCATGCCGACGAAACCCCAATCCGTAA
- the folE gene encoding GTP cyclohydrolase I FolE, with protein MPSTATLHVLHQAPGRDLAAAEEAAAAFLDALGIDLDSESLRETPRRMAHGYAELFTPRAFDLTTFPNDEDYDELVLVRNVPLRSVCEHHLLPFAGTVHIGYLPGDRIIGLSKLARVAEHFACRPQVQERLTKQIAGWLDEHLHPRGVGVVIEAEHSCMTLRGVQSVGSATVTSALLGALRDDPRSRQEFFALAGVHA; from the coding sequence ATGCCGTCGACCGCGACACTCCACGTTCTCCACCAGGCACCAGGACGAGACCTGGCTGCGGCCGAAGAGGCGGCAGCGGCGTTCCTGGACGCACTCGGGATCGACCTGGACTCGGAAAGCCTGCGCGAGACGCCCCGGCGCATGGCCCACGGCTACGCCGAACTGTTCACCCCCCGCGCCTTCGATCTGACCACCTTCCCCAACGACGAGGACTACGACGAGCTCGTCCTGGTCCGCAACGTCCCGCTGCGATCGGTGTGCGAGCATCATCTGCTGCCGTTCGCCGGTACCGTCCACATCGGGTATCTGCCCGGCGACCGCATCATCGGATTGTCCAAGCTCGCCCGCGTGGCAGAGCATTTCGCCTGCCGGCCTCAAGTTCAGGAACGGCTCACCAAGCAGATCGCGGGCTGGCTCGACGAACATCTGCATCCTCGGGGTGTCGGGGTGGTCATCGAGGCCGAGCACAGTTGCATGACGCTGCGCGGGGTGCAATCGGTGGGATCGGCCACCGTCACCTCCGCTCTGTTGGGAGCGTTGCGCGATGATCCTCGTTCGCGCCAGGAATTCTTCGCTCTCGCCGGCGTTCACGCCTGA
- a CDS encoding ArsR/SmtB family transcription factor, protein MAANSRQPLYQMKADFFKTLGHPARIRVLELLSEREHAVSEMLPEVGIEPANLSQQLSILRRAGLVTARREGLSVSYALTSPRIAELLRVARGILTGVVAGQAEVLEDLPAPPALVGETAG, encoded by the coding sequence ATGGCCGCGAACTCGCGCCAACCGCTGTATCAGATGAAGGCGGACTTCTTCAAAACGTTGGGGCACCCAGCACGCATCCGAGTCCTCGAGCTTCTCAGCGAACGCGAACACGCCGTCTCCGAGATGTTGCCCGAGGTGGGCATCGAGCCGGCGAACCTGTCCCAGCAGCTGTCGATCCTCCGACGCGCAGGCCTGGTCACCGCCCGCCGCGAGGGCCTGTCGGTGTCCTACGCGCTGACGTCCCCCCGCATCGCCGAGCTGCTACGCGTCGCGCGCGGGATTTTGACGGGGGTGGTCGCCGGGCAGGCCGAGGTGCTCGAGGACCTTCCCGCACCTCCCGCCTTGGTGGGCGAGACCGCGGGCTGA
- a CDS encoding group III truncated hemoglobin, with product MPSLTPGEPTRTDLATRTDIEDVLRRFYGRVLVDDLLAVPFAEIRESGLESRLPIMCDFWETVLFGARLYQGSAGRVHRSVHTRHRFEAWHFLRWLTLWSTTVGQMFHGPSAAHATVHATRIARAMHRNLTGTDSAELDALTTREPHRVRDDHPSDRSPGGDLDDGTASHRRVHGEATDLPEDHHTPRRTDQTVAADKPPGVASVDSDGPRRRIRKEVLQP from the coding sequence ATGCCTTCACTGACACCAGGCGAACCTACGCGCACGGATCTGGCCACTCGCACCGACATCGAGGACGTGCTCCGCCGGTTCTATGGGCGCGTGCTCGTCGATGACCTCCTCGCCGTCCCGTTCGCCGAGATCCGGGAGAGCGGGCTCGAATCACGCCTGCCGATCATGTGCGACTTCTGGGAGACCGTCCTGTTCGGGGCCCGCCTCTATCAGGGCAGCGCCGGGCGGGTGCACCGGAGCGTCCACACCCGGCATCGATTCGAGGCATGGCACTTCCTCCGATGGCTCACCCTCTGGTCCACCACGGTCGGGCAGATGTTTCACGGTCCGAGCGCCGCACACGCCACAGTCCACGCCACCAGGATCGCCCGGGCGATGCACCGCAACCTGACCGGCACCGACTCCGCCGAACTCGATGCCCTCACCACCCGAGAACCCCATCGGGTCCGCGATGACCACCCATCTGATCGCTCCCCCGGAGGTGACCTCGATGACGGAACGGCGTCTCATCGCCGGGTGCACGGTGAGGCCACGGATCTCCCGGAAGACCACCACACTCCGCGCCGAACAGACCAGACAGTGGCCGCAGACAAGCCCCCCGGGGTAGCCAGCGTCGACTCGGATGGTCCGCGGCGCAGAATACGAAAGGAAGTGCTTCAACCGTGA
- a CDS encoding MarR family winged helix-turn-helix transcriptional regulator, whose amino-acid sequence MRKRGGDDESVSTSPEDLRAFEVATRDLVGVALRSIEGGDVDVTLPQLRLLMVLSEEGTVSSSQAARALDVAASTVTRLADRLLASGHLRRGADRSNRSVVTLESTARGRAVVEQVNARRQGELRRILDQLDPTERSDCAATLRRIHECLDGTSTPPALSSLLR is encoded by the coding sequence ATGCGCAAACGCGGCGGTGACGACGAGTCGGTGAGCACGAGTCCCGAGGATCTGCGAGCATTCGAAGTCGCCACCCGAGATCTCGTGGGTGTGGCGCTGCGCAGCATCGAGGGCGGCGACGTCGACGTCACGTTGCCGCAGCTGAGGCTGCTGATGGTGCTCAGCGAGGAGGGCACAGTGAGTTCGAGTCAGGCGGCGCGAGCACTGGATGTTGCCGCATCGACGGTCACCCGCCTCGCGGATCGCCTCCTCGCCTCCGGGCACCTCAGGCGAGGCGCGGATCGATCGAATCGCAGCGTCGTCACCCTGGAATCGACGGCGCGGGGGCGCGCCGTCGTCGAGCAGGTGAATGCTCGACGGCAAGGGGAGTTACGTCGCATCCTCGACCAACTCGACCCCACCGAGCGGTCCGATTGTGCGGCCACCCTGCGTCGCATACACGAGTGCCTCGACGGAACGTCGACCCCACCCGCGCTCAGCTCGCTTTTGCGGTGA
- a CDS encoding DUF488 domain-containing protein codes for MLLSVGHGRLGREELTTLLNRAGVDAVVDIRRYPGSRRNRDVGSEMMTHWLPDAGIGYRWESRLGGRRRLSPGEPREDPWWQVDQFAAYAAHTRTTEFAVALTELLDRAARQRTAMMCSESVWWRCHRRLVADVAVLRRGVSVEHLMHDGRRTPHLPAEGARVRADGQVVWDRHRARS; via the coding sequence ATGTTGCTGTCCGTGGGACACGGCCGGCTCGGTCGGGAAGAACTGACGACACTGCTGAACCGCGCCGGTGTCGACGCGGTGGTCGACATTCGCCGGTATCCCGGCAGTCGCCGCAATCGCGATGTCGGCAGCGAGATGATGACGCACTGGTTACCGGACGCCGGAATCGGCTATCGCTGGGAGTCGCGACTGGGCGGTCGCCGCCGCCTGTCGCCCGGCGAGCCGCGTGAGGACCCCTGGTGGCAGGTCGATCAGTTCGCCGCCTATGCCGCCCACACCCGCACCACCGAGTTCGCCGTGGCGCTGACCGAGTTGCTGGATCGGGCGGCGCGGCAGCGAACGGCGATGATGTGCAGTGAGAGCGTGTGGTGGCGGTGCCACCGCCGGCTCGTCGCCGACGTCGCAGTCCTGCGGCGCGGGGTGAGCGTCGAGCACCTCATGCACGACGGCCGGCGCACCCCGCACCTCCCGGCGGAGGGCGCCCGGGTGCGGGCCGACGGCCAGGTGGTCTGGGACCGCCACCGGGCGCGGTCCTGA
- a CDS encoding DUF952 domain-containing protein: protein MSEHLFHIALADDWEGAARFGEYEASTRAHTLDQIGFIHAATAEQLEHVLATVYGDVNLPLAVIVIDQDALRDAGVDVRWDERAGPSDTPGRWVPRIMGAVPLDPDIVVATIPLEKHGENWTVPDLSGYSVDEAAS, encoded by the coding sequence ATGAGCGAACATCTCTTTCACATAGCCCTCGCCGACGACTGGGAAGGCGCCGCACGGTTCGGAGAATACGAAGCGTCCACCCGCGCCCACACACTCGATCAGATCGGATTCATCCACGCCGCGACCGCGGAGCAACTCGAGCACGTCCTCGCCACCGTCTACGGTGACGTCAATCTTCCCCTGGCGGTGATTGTGATCGACCAGGACGCACTCCGCGATGCCGGCGTCGACGTTCGCTGGGACGAGAGGGCGGGACCGTCGGATACGCCCGGTCGGTGGGTTCCGCGGATCATGGGAGCGGTGCCGCTGGATCCGGACATCGTTGTGGCGACCATCCCGCTCGAGAAACACGGTGAGAATTGGACCGTCCCCGACCTCTCCGGGTACAGCGTCGACGAGGCGGCGTCGTAA
- a CDS encoding DUF5994 family protein: MRLKPVQSRGFVQGAWWPRSTHLTDELPALLTALSRRLGHIDRIIYDENGWAPAPSRIDHAGNTVDLRHSSDQSSNTLAITGEKFGRLVLLVVPPYTDPVFAYATIMTAASPRDVSTADELLAIGAREAEDRRLALRAQHRWESEGGALHHRGDKSVRPRRTGDSDRVRHG; this comes from the coding sequence TTGCGGCTCAAGCCCGTCCAGTCCCGCGGATTCGTACAGGGCGCCTGGTGGCCACGATCGACTCACCTCACCGATGAACTTCCGGCCCTACTCACGGCCCTCTCGCGGCGGCTGGGCCACATCGACCGGATCATCTACGACGAGAACGGCTGGGCGCCAGCACCGTCGCGTATCGACCACGCAGGCAACACGGTGGACCTACGACACTCCAGCGACCAGTCGAGCAATACACTGGCGATCACCGGCGAGAAGTTCGGACGGCTGGTCCTGCTGGTGGTCCCTCCGTACACCGACCCGGTCTTCGCCTACGCGACCATAATGACGGCGGCGAGTCCGCGCGACGTCTCCACCGCCGACGAACTGCTGGCGATCGGTGCACGCGAGGCCGAGGATCGCCGGCTGGCACTGCGCGCCCAACACCGCTGGGAGTCCGAAGGCGGAGCACTACACCACCGAGGAGACAAGTCTGTGCGGCCGCGCCGCACCGGCGACAGCGACCGGGTGCGACACGGCTGA
- a CDS encoding helix-turn-helix transcriptional regulator, translated as MVREHEGAVDAVELASQIGVHVTTVRFHLDALCDDGAITRTRMNRPGAGRPRTGYLAIEERVDYRTLADVLAMELGQTVQTRARRAEHAGHEWATRMAASRSAGTGDGGHTPESDAGDALDHAAARTTNAFARMGFGPELVSAPDPSTPPSADSGGPAGERERIIRLHACPVRDLARSHPEVVCGVHRGLLQGLLNTSTTEGNRKPHQPALSAHLEPFVEPELCVARLVAG; from the coding sequence ATGGTGCGTGAGCACGAGGGTGCGGTGGACGCCGTCGAACTGGCATCACAGATCGGTGTGCACGTGACGACGGTGCGGTTCCATCTGGACGCGCTGTGTGACGACGGTGCGATCACACGTACCCGGATGAACCGGCCGGGCGCGGGCCGGCCCCGTACCGGCTATCTGGCGATCGAGGAACGCGTGGACTACCGGACTCTCGCCGACGTCCTCGCGATGGAGTTGGGCCAGACGGTGCAGACGCGGGCTCGCCGCGCGGAGCATGCCGGGCACGAATGGGCCACGCGGATGGCGGCTTCTCGCAGCGCAGGCACCGGTGACGGCGGGCACACCCCGGAGTCGGATGCCGGTGATGCGCTCGATCATGCGGCGGCGCGCACCACGAATGCTTTCGCGCGGATGGGGTTCGGCCCCGAGCTGGTCTCGGCGCCGGACCCGTCGACACCGCCGTCGGCGGACAGCGGCGGCCCCGCGGGCGAACGTGAACGGATCATTCGCCTGCACGCCTGCCCGGTACGGGATCTGGCCCGGTCGCATCCCGAGGTGGTGTGCGGAGTGCATCGGGGGTTGCTGCAGGGTCTGCTGAACACGTCAACGACCGAGGGAAACCGAAAGCCGCATCAACCGGCCCTCTCTGCTCACCTTGAGCCGTTCGTCGAACCCGAACTGTGCGTGGCCAGGCTGGTGGCGGGGTGA
- the ctaD gene encoding aa3-type cytochrome oxidase subunit I — MTPLTVEVVPVRPFPARRGIKGSFLYKAATTTDPKMLGLMYMVTSFVFFMVGGLMALLIRTELAVPGLQFLSNEQYNQLFTMHGTIMLLLYATPIVFGFANYILPLQIGAPDVAFPRLNALSYWLYLFGAIITVSGFLTPGGAADFGWTGYSPLTSAVHSPGVGADVWITGLALAGVGTILGGVNMITTVICLRAPGMTMFRMPIFTWNIFITMILVLIAFPILAAALLGLLVDRHLGAHLFDPATGGALLWQHLFWFFGHPEVYIVAIPFFGIVSEIFPVFSRKPLFGYTGLVYATIAIAALSTAVWAHHMFATGAVLLPFFSLMSFFIAVPTGVKFFNWIGTMWKGQLTFETPMLFSIGFLVTFLFGGLSGVLLASPPLDFHVTDSYFLVAHFHYVLFGTIVFATYAGIYFWFPKMTGRLMDERLGRWHFWTTFIGFHTTFLVQHWLGAEGMPRRYADYLPSDGFTTLNTVSTIGSFVLGGSVLPFVWNVFKSYRYGQVVTVDDPWGYGNSLEWATSCPPPRHNFTELPRIRSERPAFELHYPHMVKRMRAETYVGRRPKSVAVTAGTVSGPEREAGRR, encoded by the coding sequence GTGACTCCCCTCACCGTGGAAGTCGTTCCTGTCCGGCCGTTCCCGGCACGGCGCGGGATCAAGGGGTCGTTCCTCTACAAGGCCGCCACCACCACCGACCCGAAGATGCTGGGTCTGATGTACATGGTCACCTCGTTCGTGTTCTTCATGGTCGGCGGGTTGATGGCCCTGCTGATCCGCACCGAACTCGCGGTCCCCGGTCTGCAGTTCCTGTCCAACGAGCAGTACAACCAGCTGTTCACCATGCACGGCACCATCATGCTGTTGCTGTACGCGACGCCGATCGTGTTCGGTTTCGCGAACTACATTCTGCCGCTGCAGATCGGCGCCCCCGACGTGGCGTTCCCCCGGCTGAACGCGCTGAGCTACTGGTTGTACCTGTTCGGCGCGATCATCACCGTGTCCGGGTTCCTCACCCCGGGAGGGGCGGCGGACTTCGGCTGGACCGGGTATTCCCCCCTGACCAGCGCGGTGCATTCGCCGGGGGTGGGCGCCGACGTGTGGATCACGGGACTGGCGTTGGCCGGTGTGGGCACCATCCTCGGCGGCGTCAACATGATCACCACCGTCATCTGCCTGCGGGCGCCGGGGATGACGATGTTCCGGATGCCGATCTTCACCTGGAACATCTTCATCACCATGATCCTGGTGCTGATCGCCTTCCCGATTCTGGCCGCGGCACTGTTGGGCCTGCTCGTGGACCGGCACCTCGGGGCGCACCTGTTCGATCCGGCCACCGGCGGTGCCCTGCTCTGGCAGCACCTGTTCTGGTTCTTCGGTCACCCCGAGGTGTACATCGTCGCGATCCCGTTCTTCGGCATCGTCTCGGAGATCTTCCCGGTCTTCAGCCGCAAGCCGCTCTTCGGGTACACCGGCCTGGTCTACGCGACCATCGCCATCGCCGCACTGTCCACCGCGGTGTGGGCGCACCACATGTTCGCCACCGGCGCCGTTCTGCTGCCGTTCTTCTCGCTGATGAGCTTCTTCATCGCGGTGCCCACCGGGGTGAAGTTCTTCAACTGGATCGGCACCATGTGGAAAGGGCAACTCACCTTCGAAACCCCGATGCTGTTCTCGATCGGTTTCCTGGTGACCTTCCTGTTCGGTGGACTGTCCGGCGTGTTGCTCGCGAGCCCGCCGCTGGACTTCCACGTCACCGACTCCTATTTCCTCGTCGCCCATTTCCACTACGTGCTGTTCGGCACCATCGTGTTCGCCACCTACGCCGGCATCTACTTCTGGTTCCCGAAGATGACCGGACGGCTGATGGATGAACGCCTCGGCAGATGGCACTTCTGGACCACGTTCATCGGCTTTCACACCACCTTCCTGGTCCAGCACTGGCTCGGCGCCGAGGGCATGCCCCGCCGCTACGCCGACTACCTCCCCTCCGACGGGTTCACCACCCTCAACACGGTCTCGACGATCGGCTCGTTCGTCCTCGGCGGGTCCGTGTTGCCGTTCGTGTGGAATGTCTTCAAGTCCTACCGGTACGGTCAGGTGGTCACGGTCGATGACCCGTGGGGTTACGGGAACTCGCTCGAGTGGGCCACCAGTTGTCCCCCGCCGCGGCACAACTTCACCGAGCTGCCCCGAATCCGTTCCGAGCGTCCCGCGTTCGAGTTGCACTATCCCCACATGGTGAAACGGATGCGCGCCGAAACGTACGTCGGTCGACGGCCCAAGTCGGTCGCGGTCACCGCGGGCACCGTCTCCGGGCCCGAGCGAGAGGCGGGCCGGCGATGA
- a CDS encoding carbonic anhydrase, with protein sequence MHTDSPHPTTPASAWRVLRQGNERFVNGTPLHPNQGIADRAALSDGQHPTAMLFGCGDSRVAAEIIFDQGLGDVFVVRTAGHVLDDAVLGSIEYAVEIVNVPLIIVLGHDGCGAVKATLDALDNGAVPDGFIRTVVERVAPSVMTGRREGLCTADELEVRHVVETGELLAQRSRIIAGRIEVGTCAIAGVTYKLSDGRIHLQGTVGDIGEPGD encoded by the coding sequence GTGCACACAGATTCTCCGCACCCTACGACCCCCGCGTCCGCATGGAGGGTCCTGCGGCAGGGAAACGAGCGATTCGTCAACGGAACCCCACTGCATCCCAACCAGGGGATCGCGGACCGCGCGGCGCTCTCCGACGGGCAGCACCCCACCGCCATGTTGTTCGGATGCGGAGACTCGCGAGTGGCCGCCGAAATCATCTTCGATCAGGGTCTCGGTGACGTGTTCGTCGTGCGCACCGCAGGCCACGTCCTCGACGACGCCGTTCTCGGCTCGATCGAGTACGCCGTCGAAATCGTGAACGTTCCGCTCATCATCGTGCTCGGCCACGACGGCTGCGGCGCCGTGAAGGCGACGCTCGACGCGCTCGACAACGGCGCGGTGCCGGACGGATTCATTCGCACCGTCGTCGAACGCGTGGCACCGTCAGTGATGACGGGACGTCGCGAAGGGCTCTGCACCGCAGACGAACTCGAAGTCCGTCACGTGGTGGAGACCGGCGAACTTCTTGCGCAGCGCTCACGTATCATCGCCGGACGCATCGAGGTCGGTACCTGCGCCATCGCGGGCGTCACCTACAAGCTGTCCGATGGCCGAATACATCTTCAGGGGACGGTGGGAGACATCGGTGAGCCCGGCGACTGA
- a CDS encoding APC family permease has protein sequence MSATNPPSKSMGAGIADSSATAATADETSAEDTGRLSPTALVSLSLASFFPAVSFAMVPFLVFTTSGTNAWQSSLLATIGVICIGRAVIAFARRYVASGSLYSYVGEVFGPWARHLTAASLLAGFIVGVAALAAVVGVFVGSFLHARGIHGALNFDTQVIVFGLALVLAAAVAIRGLDTSVMVAVTLAVIALPLVLIITVASAAHTGLDLGTQFSFTGFEVGPVFQGIAVGAAFLVGFESCAALATETKDPKHSVPTAIMAVPVILGGLFPIVTILQVPGLIATSDELAAGVSAPAALAQLSGLGHGVATATDLVLAAASFASLVGFLNYAARFTMTLSEDGLLPSVFSRLHPKHKSPSAAVLLMTLCAFLTISGMLLWTGDIISAYTPNATLLVYMWVVPYVIICVGAIRLSIRLREFRPGLWIAAVAGAATMTWAYTNGLVNPPPAPADSMIWVAPVAIALLFGVVRINVSRTRHIAE, from the coding sequence ATGTCCGCTACCAATCCCCCATCGAAGTCGATGGGCGCCGGTATCGCCGATTCCTCCGCAACTGCTGCCACCGCCGACGAGACCTCCGCCGAAGACACCGGCCGTCTCAGCCCCACCGCGCTGGTGTCGCTCTCCCTCGCCTCATTCTTTCCCGCAGTGTCGTTCGCGATGGTGCCCTTCTTGGTCTTCACGACGAGCGGCACCAATGCATGGCAGTCGTCGCTGCTCGCAACGATCGGTGTGATCTGCATCGGTCGCGCAGTGATCGCGTTCGCTCGCCGTTACGTCGCCTCCGGTTCGCTCTACTCGTACGTCGGTGAAGTGTTCGGCCCGTGGGCCCGCCATCTCACGGCCGCGTCGCTACTCGCCGGGTTCATTGTCGGCGTCGCGGCGCTCGCCGCCGTCGTCGGCGTGTTCGTCGGCAGTTTCCTCCACGCGAGGGGCATCCACGGCGCATTGAACTTCGACACTCAGGTCATCGTGTTCGGACTCGCGCTGGTCCTTGCCGCCGCTGTCGCCATCCGGGGTCTCGACACGTCCGTCATGGTCGCTGTCACGCTTGCGGTGATCGCCCTTCCACTGGTCTTGATCATCACCGTGGCGAGTGCCGCACACACCGGACTCGACCTCGGCACGCAATTCAGCTTCACCGGCTTCGAAGTGGGCCCGGTGTTCCAGGGGATCGCGGTGGGCGCCGCGTTCCTCGTAGGCTTCGAGAGCTGCGCGGCACTGGCCACCGAGACCAAGGACCCCAAGCACAGCGTACCCACGGCGATCATGGCAGTGCCGGTAATCCTCGGCGGCCTGTTCCCGATCGTGACGATTCTGCAGGTCCCCGGGCTCATCGCGACGTCCGACGAGCTGGCCGCCGGTGTCTCCGCTCCGGCTGCTCTGGCTCAACTTTCAGGTCTCGGTCACGGGGTCGCAACCGCCACAGATCTGGTTCTCGCCGCGGCCTCGTTCGCCTCGCTGGTCGGATTCTTGAACTACGCCGCCCGATTCACGATGACACTGTCCGAGGACGGCCTCCTGCCCTCCGTGTTCTCTCGCCTCCATCCCAAGCACAAGAGTCCTTCCGCCGCCGTCCTGCTGATGACGTTGTGCGCGTTCCTGACGATCTCCGGGATGCTGCTCTGGACAGGCGACATCATCTCCGCCTACACGCCCAACGCGACGCTGCTCGTGTATATGTGGGTCGTGCCCTACGTGATCATCTGCGTGGGTGCCATCAGGCTGTCGATTCGGCTGCGTGAGTTCCGGCCGGGGCTGTGGATCGCCGCCGTCGCCGGTGCTGCGACGATGACGTGGGCCTACACGAACGGTCTGGTCAACCCGCCGCCGGCGCCGGCGGACTCGATGATCTGGGTCGCACCCGTGGCGATCGCCCTGCTCTTCGGCGTCGTCAGGATCAATGTGTCGAGGACACGTCACATCGCCGAGTAG
- a CDS encoding dsRBD fold-containing protein, producing MNEKTWSVNIVIDEHKSAETGAQTRARARLRTSGRAAFVGTGLARRNPHHTDVPEVSDDMAAARALADLSHQLYEAAAQREAVTRSALTSARAADFGRRRSSA from the coding sequence GTGAACGAGAAGACATGGTCGGTGAATATCGTCATCGACGAACACAAATCGGCGGAGACCGGGGCCCAGACACGAGCGAGGGCCCGTCTGCGGACCAGCGGCCGGGCCGCATTCGTGGGAACGGGACTCGCACGGCGCAACCCGCACCATACCGACGTCCCGGAGGTCAGCGACGACATGGCCGCTGCCCGCGCCCTGGCAGACCTGTCGCATCAACTGTACGAAGCAGCCGCCCAGCGCGAAGCGGTCACGCGCAGCGCGCTCACCTCCGCACGCGCCGCCGACTTCGGCCGTCGACGTTCCTCGGCCTGA
- a CDS encoding helix-turn-helix transcriptional regulator: MAIQKGTGAERAGTHAVLASRRRVQLLDALRASPTPMAIGELAALCELHVTTVRFHLDALTSAGLVSAEPERNPARGRPRRLYRALAPLEPGHADSGYQRLARVLAAHWASSEDDPVARAEAAGRAWARDDLTETPGSPRSIEDAASTLTTLFAEMGFDPELEASEDEMRIRLHACPFESVARQSPNVVCALHLGLMRGVLDRLGAPESDNRLIPWETPRTCVAHLARR, encoded by the coding sequence ATGGCGATACAAAAGGGAACCGGCGCGGAGCGCGCCGGGACGCACGCGGTGTTGGCCTCGCGCAGACGGGTCCAGCTGCTGGACGCTTTACGGGCCAGTCCGACGCCGATGGCCATCGGGGAACTGGCGGCACTGTGCGAGCTGCACGTGACCACGGTTCGCTTTCACCTCGATGCGTTGACCAGCGCCGGATTGGTCTCGGCCGAACCCGAGCGGAATCCGGCGCGCGGCCGCCCGCGTCGGCTCTACCGGGCGCTGGCCCCCCTCGAACCGGGCCACGCCGATTCCGGGTACCAACGGCTGGCTCGTGTGCTGGCGGCGCACTGGGCGAGCTCCGAGGACGACCCCGTGGCCCGGGCGGAGGCGGCCGGCCGGGCGTGGGCACGCGACGACCTCACCGAGACCCCCGGGTCCCCCCGATCGATCGAGGACGCCGCTAGCACCCTCACCACCCTGTTCGCGGAGATGGGATTCGACCCCGAGCTCGAGGCGTCAGAAGACGAGATGCGAATCCGGTTGCATGCCTGCCCGTTCGAGTCGGTCGCCCGGCAGAGCCCGAACGTCGTGTGCGCACTGCATCTCGGACTGATGCGCGGCGTCCTCGACCGGCTCGGCGCACCGGAATCCGACAATCGGCTGATCCCGTGGGAAACACCCCGGACCTGCGTCGCCCACCTGGCGCGACGCTAG